A genomic stretch from Prochlorococcus marinus str. MIT 9312 includes:
- a CDS encoding beta-ketoacyl-ACP synthase III, with protein sequence MEGIKFNQIGVSFKGSGSYVPDQILTNETISQKVDTSDEWIKSRTGISERRISGLGDNVNDMAYEAALSAIEMTNWDIKTIDLIVLATSTPHDLFGSAPSIQAKLGAHNAVAFDLTAACSGFLFALITASQFLKGGSFKRAIVIGADQLSSFVDWNDRRSCILFGDGAGALAIEATNEFDNFLGFDMRTDGERGSFLNLPSKNNKDLIIDNIDFLNGGFSPIQMNGQEVYKFAVREVPIILDNLFRKTNYTSDEVDWLILHQANQRILDSVGDRLKIPREKILSNLAKYGNTSAATIPLVMDEAIRNNRIKQNDIIATSGFGAGLSWGAALIKWG encoded by the coding sequence TTGGAAGGAATAAAGTTTAATCAGATTGGAGTCTCATTTAAAGGTAGTGGAAGTTATGTACCCGATCAAATACTAACCAATGAAACAATTAGTCAAAAAGTAGATACTAGTGATGAATGGATAAAATCTAGAACTGGCATTTCTGAGAGGAGAATTTCTGGCTTAGGAGATAATGTCAATGATATGGCTTATGAGGCGGCACTATCAGCGATTGAAATGACTAATTGGGATATTAAAACGATTGATTTAATTGTCTTAGCTACTTCTACACCTCATGATTTATTTGGTTCAGCGCCATCTATACAAGCTAAATTGGGTGCCCATAATGCTGTAGCTTTCGATTTAACTGCAGCATGTAGTGGTTTTTTATTCGCCTTAATAACAGCCTCACAATTTTTAAAAGGAGGTAGTTTTAAGAGAGCTATTGTTATAGGAGCGGATCAATTATCAAGCTTTGTTGATTGGAATGATAGAAGAAGTTGTATTCTATTTGGAGACGGTGCGGGTGCATTGGCAATTGAAGCCACAAATGAATTTGATAATTTCCTTGGTTTTGATATGAGAACAGATGGGGAAAGAGGTTCTTTCCTAAATCTTCCATCAAAAAATAATAAGGATTTAATAATTGATAACATTGATTTTTTAAATGGGGGTTTTTCTCCAATTCAGATGAATGGTCAGGAAGTCTATAAATTTGCGGTTAGAGAAGTTCCGATAATTCTTGATAATTTGTTTAGAAAAACGAATTATACTTCTGACGAAGTTGATTGGCTCATACTGCATCAAGCTAATCAAAGAATATTGGATTCTGTAGGAGACAGATTAAAAATTCCTAGAGAAAAAATTCTTAGCAATTTAGCAAAATATGGCAATACCTCAGCAGCAACAATTCCACTAGTGATGGATGAGGCTATTAGAAATAATAGAATTAAACAAAATGATATTATTGCCACAAGTGGTTTTGGTGCTGGGCTAAGTTGGGGTGCAGCCCTCATTAAATGGGGTTAA
- a CDS encoding lysophospholipid acyltransferase family protein produces MKNDFFQKLTYQLVSNLFVLPIYKFVFRGHLIGEENIPQKDSFIMVSNHGSLLDPPLLGHALGRNISFMAKSELFEIPFLGFVIKACGAYPVKRGIADKNTIKTACKKLSNNNCIGIFIDGTRQKNGRVNKPKQGAALLAFKNQKLLLPVAIVNSHRLVRFKFCIPFFSKIVIKVGKPFQPPQSLSRDDLNSVTMDLQENINNLIG; encoded by the coding sequence ATGAAAAATGATTTTTTTCAAAAATTAACCTATCAATTAGTTAGTAATTTATTTGTGTTACCTATTTATAAATTTGTATTTCGCGGTCATTTAATAGGTGAAGAAAATATTCCGCAAAAAGATTCTTTTATAATGGTCTCTAATCATGGCTCTTTACTAGATCCTCCTTTGTTAGGTCATGCTCTTGGACGTAATATATCTTTTATGGCCAAATCGGAGCTTTTTGAGATTCCTTTTCTTGGCTTTGTTATTAAGGCTTGTGGAGCATATCCTGTAAAGAGGGGAATTGCTGATAAAAATACAATTAAAACAGCATGTAAGAAATTATCAAATAATAATTGTATCGGAATTTTTATTGATGGTACTCGTCAAAAAAATGGACGAGTTAATAAACCAAAACAAGGTGCTGCATTATTAGCCTTTAAAAATCAAAAATTATTATTGCCTGTTGCGATAGTTAATTCACATAGATTAGTGAGATTTAAATTCTGCATTCCCTTCTTTTCAAAAATAGTTATTAAGGTGGGAAAACCTTTTCAACCTCCGCAAAGCTTATCAAGGGATGATTTAAATTCTGTAACCATGGATCTTCAAGAAAATATTAATAATTTGATTGGATAA
- the plsX gene encoding phosphate acyltransferase PlsX, translating into MGKETLPKNNKSRAIRRLVIWYKRNSAVTSIVDTAASSAVTAGNVAGNVVSGAGSVVSTAGNVASNVAGNVAGNVVSSAESVVNTASSVVSNASTLAKNTLQPLVFDPLKRLQNSDNNLDKLDDSQSNRIWIAVDGMGGDYAPGPILEGCLEAISRFPINIKFVGNIEKVKNAAEKIGLVELLEKEIENNRLELIDSGDPIGMNEEATAVRKRKNASINVAMDLVRNNKAQAVYSAGNSGAMMASAIFRVGRLKGIDRPAIGALFPTRDQTRPVLVLDVGANTDCKPSYLHQFALLGNIYAKDVLQVKQPRIGLLNIGEEECKGNDLSLKTFELLSAEKNFDFGGNCEGRDVLSGSFDVVVCDGFTGNILLKFLESVGGVLLDILRSELPRGRRGKVGSAFLRSNLLRIKKRLDHAEHGGALLLGVNGICVIGHGSSKSLSVVSALRLAHSAVNHNVMENLNQLQKLQVLNS; encoded by the coding sequence ATGGGAAAAGAAACTTTACCTAAAAATAATAAGTCCAGAGCTATCAGAAGATTGGTTATTTGGTATAAAAGAAACTCGGCTGTAACTTCTATAGTTGATACTGCTGCTAGTTCTGCAGTAACTGCTGGTAATGTAGCGGGCAACGTTGTTTCTGGTGCTGGATCTGTCGTAAGCACAGCTGGTAATGTTGCTAGCAATGTTGCAGGCAATGTTGCAGGCAATGTAGTTTCAAGCGCTGAGTCTGTTGTAAATACTGCTAGCAGTGTAGTTTCAAATGCTAGTACATTAGCTAAAAATACACTACAGCCATTAGTTTTTGACCCATTAAAAAGATTACAAAATAGCGATAATAACTTAGATAAGTTGGACGACTCGCAATCTAATAGAATTTGGATTGCAGTTGATGGTATGGGTGGGGATTATGCTCCTGGGCCAATTCTTGAGGGTTGTCTTGAAGCAATAAGCAGATTTCCGATAAATATAAAGTTTGTTGGCAACATTGAAAAAGTTAAAAATGCAGCAGAAAAAATTGGTTTAGTAGAATTACTTGAAAAAGAAATAGAAAATAATCGTCTTGAATTAATTGATAGTGGAGATCCTATAGGAATGAATGAAGAAGCTACTGCAGTCAGAAAAAGGAAAAACGCAAGTATAAATGTTGCAATGGATTTAGTAAGAAACAATAAAGCACAAGCTGTTTACTCAGCTGGTAATTCAGGAGCAATGATGGCTTCTGCGATATTTAGAGTTGGGAGATTAAAAGGGATCGATAGACCTGCTATAGGCGCATTATTTCCCACAAGGGATCAAACTCGCCCTGTCTTAGTGTTAGATGTTGGTGCAAATACCGATTGTAAACCCTCTTATCTTCATCAGTTTGCTCTTCTAGGTAATATTTATGCAAAAGATGTCTTGCAAGTAAAACAACCAAGAATTGGCCTCTTAAATATTGGAGAAGAAGAATGTAAAGGTAATGATTTATCCCTTAAAACATTCGAACTATTATCTGCTGAAAAAAATTTTGATTTTGGAGGTAATTGTGAAGGTCGAGATGTATTGTCAGGGAGTTTTGATGTGGTGGTCTGTGATGGGTTTACCGGTAATATATTATTAAAGTTTCTTGAGTCTGTAGGTGGCGTTTTATTAGACATTTTGAGATCTGAGCTGCCAAGAGGAAGGCGTGGGAAAGTTGGTTCAGCTTTTTTAAGAAGTAATCTACTCAGAATAAAGAAAAGGTTGGATCATGCTGAACATGGCGGTGCCTTATTACTTGGGGTAAATGGTATTTGTGTGATCGGCCATGGTAGCAGTAAGTCTTTATCAGTCGTTAGCGCTCTTCGCTTAGCTCACTCGGCAGTGAATCATAACGTGATGGAAAATTTAAATCAACTTCAAAAGCTTCAAGTTTTAAATTCATAA
- the fabD gene encoding ACP S-malonyltransferase produces MTVAWVFPGQGSQKIGMAKQIENLPNTKERFRFASEIFDRNLFEICELNSEPINSLNDLNNTINTQICLFLVESILLDALKENGYKPNYVAGHSLGEITALYCADVFSFEDCVSLIKVRSQLMVNTGKGSMAALIGFDRDQLDLLVNQIDDVVIANDNSSSQVVLSGSYEALDYLSKEISCKRFLKLNVSGAFHSPFMNDPSAKFAEYLKKIEFKNPSFPVISNYKPSFCSDPNELKIRLENQMCNGVRWRETMDLMAKDSDLHIVEIGPSNVLSGLGKRHLKGVKISQISSSDQITY; encoded by the coding sequence ATGACAGTTGCATGGGTATTCCCTGGACAAGGTTCGCAAAAAATTGGGATGGCAAAACAAATTGAAAATTTGCCTAACACAAAGGAGAGGTTTAGATTCGCGTCTGAGATATTTGATAGAAATTTATTTGAAATTTGTGAGTTGAATTCTGAACCAATTAATTCCCTTAATGATTTAAATAACACAATAAATACACAAATTTGTCTTTTTTTAGTTGAATCGATTTTATTAGATGCACTAAAGGAAAATGGTTATAAACCAAATTATGTTGCTGGGCATAGTCTAGGAGAAATCACGGCACTCTATTGTGCAGATGTTTTTTCATTCGAAGATTGTGTATCACTAATAAAAGTAAGATCTCAATTAATGGTTAATACTGGGAAAGGATCTATGGCAGCATTAATTGGTTTTGATAGAGATCAACTTGATTTATTAGTAAATCAAATTGATGATGTTGTAATAGCTAATGATAATAGTTCCTCCCAAGTTGTCTTATCAGGATCTTATGAAGCATTAGATTATTTGTCTAAAGAAATTTCTTGTAAACGATTCCTCAAATTAAATGTTTCAGGTGCATTTCACTCACCATTCATGAATGATCCTTCAGCAAAATTTGCTGAGTATTTAAAAAAGATTGAATTTAAAAATCCTTCTTTTCCAGTCATAAGTAACTATAAACCTTCATTTTGTAGCGATCCAAACGAGCTTAAAATAAGATTGGAAAATCAAATGTGTAATGGGGTAAGGTGGCGAGAAACTATGGATTTAATGGCGAAAGATAGTGATCTTCATATTGTTGAAATTGGCCCCTCCAATGTACTTAGCGGTTTAGGAAAAAGACATTTGAAGGGTGTAAAAATTTCTCAAATTTCATCTTCTGATCAAATAACATATTAA